The genomic segment TGTCAAATACAGTAATTAAAGCTTTGAATGATACAGCACATAAAAGGTCATTTGGGCCATTTTATACAGattattaaaaattattataatacTAAAGATTAAttattcatttgtttttttccccccagccaTTGGATTTCAAAGGACTACGTATTATTTGGAACACCTTACATGGTTTACGATATATATGCCATGTATCTTTGTTACTGGTACAAGCAGAAAGATAATCACAAATCAACCTTCAGCACCGTGATAGACTTCCTGAAGAAAAATTCCTTGATCACATTGCACCATCTTGTCCTCTTACTTATCTGCTTGCCTATTACTGTGGTAAGGTTTTATGCTCCATTTTGAGATCTTTTGTTTGATCTATTTCAGTGTCTGGTGGTGGCCAAATGCTGCATATCTACCAGAGTTGGAGAGCATGTatgtagaaccacagaacattacagcccagaaaataggccattagggttagggttagggttacccTAACCTTATTACTCTGCCTAGTCCCATCGACATGAGCCCCAttccatatctctccatacccctcccatccaatgtatctatccaaatttttctttaatgttaaaattgagcctgcattcaccatctcCACAGGTAGCTCGTTCCATACTTCCactcctctgtgtgaagaagttcctcctaaacatttcccctttcacctttaacccatgtcctctggtttgtctctcatctaacctcagtggaataaaaagcatttactctgtctgtacccctcataattttgtacacctccagcaaatctcccctcatcctttcgcactccagggaatgaatctgtttaatctttccctgtaactcagttcttgacatcccggcaacatcctagtaaatctcccaGGAGACAAGGATGGGGTTGGAGATTTTTGTAAATTCTTTAAACTACATACATGCTTTCCATTACCTTGTTACATTGGCAACAATTTAAAGCCAGTACGTTTCACAATGAAAATCAACAGAAAGACCCATTTCATTCAGACAACCCCATGCTCATGCTTAAAATTATGATGAACCGAATCAATGAAAGTCTTACAAGCTGTATGatagactcaggcctgaaacgttggttatatatctttccctcctctgGATGGTGTGGAAATACTGAGATTCTCCCCACTTTTgtgtattctttctttttcaatatttttattaacattgaaatttaacATCCAAATATACGGATATGTGTTAAAAGTCAAAAGGATACATTACACTTTAAATCATATTATTTCATCCAAGGtatcccacattttaatcaagtaGATTATAATGTATCGACATTTTATtacaaaaaaggaaaatctaaacccacaaccagctgtttggccaaaaagaaaaaaggaagacaGGATTCTTATCAGTGTAATAAATTACCTTTATaataaatcaaagattataaaattaattcaaaaaggggccccacagtgtttgaaaatttgaattcaaatcagaaattgagcatctaatctctaaatttaaacatgacatgatgtcacGTAGACACTGAGCATGAATAGGCGGGGTAACGTCCCTCCATCTCAGTAGCACTGCCCACCTagacataagagaaataaaagctaatacatgtagcTCAGATGCCGTTAAagtatgtcactctctccaacaataccataTAAAGCAGGTAATggaacttttgtgtattaacttgcTGTAGGTTCCTAGGTACATAAAATGCATGAGACATAggagagaaagaaataaaaaaggaagagaaaaaaataataaacattTACAGTGGGGAAGTTAAACTTCATGTATCTAACTCGCTCTTAAATATGAATCATGCATTAAAGATTTTCAACACgtgtacagtgaaacccctgttatttggcatctatggggattagtagatgctggataaatgtatcttctgattgtttcagattgCAAGTtgagtgattggcaaactaatggtgagCTATTGCCAATattaaatttctgtattttttacctattattttccacaatttttctttgtcagttgcttgatttctggataacaggggttttactgtattagctTCACATTTATTTGCTGTTAAAATATATTTCATCCAGGATAAGTCAACAATTCATGAGAAGCAGCCTTTCAGATGCCAACAGAACTGGCCATATTTCCTTCGTCTTTAGAAATTAGCTGAATCCTAAAGCCCGGTTCCATCTTCCCCAGGCTGTTGTATTAGAGATTCAAAGCATACCTGGAATAGATATGGTCCCCTCCCAGAAAGCTGGTTCACAACATGGGTGAGTTTACACTGTTGGCTCAGCCCACTGAAGCATGATATGGTGCTTCTATTAACTCATTCAGACCCACATTGCATATGTGTTTCCAATAATTTGAGGAATTATAGGGACTCAtaagtaaaatttaatttaagaaacCTTTCAAATCGTCAGATATCAATTTGTAAAAGAGAAAATAAGAATGATAACAAGCCAAGCTCAATTGCCTAGATTTTTAAAGTGTGGATTATCAGCTCTCTGGAGTGACATTGACTCTATAGGAGTATTGACTCTATAGTACCCAGGTGAAGTTGATAGAAGATATAActctacagcacagttcaggcccttcggcccacagtgttgtgatgACCTAATAACctgctctaacaactgcctagaatttcccttctGCATAACCCTCCTtttttcatttacctatctaataATCCCTTAAAAGGTCCTatttgtacctgcttccaccattgTTAGTTGCTACCAttgctactctctgtgtgaaaaacatatCTCTTACATCCccccttgtgttagccatttcagccttggGAGGGGGGGAACCCTCTTTCCATTTACACAATCAACACCTCTCATCAACTAGTATATCTCTATCGGGACACCTTCATCCTccatcgctccaaggagaaaagaccaaacacCAAGTAATAAGTTCTAATCTCTCTTCTTCATaaaaaattggaagagatttGTCAATGTGATATTTTTGTAGAGTGCAAATCAAGGGAGAAGTGAAAATGGCCCAAAGGATTATGTATATGGAACAAAATAGCAGTGCCTCACAAGGGGCTTGTTTCTCCTTTCTGGATAGTGCATCTCCCGTCATCCTGCCCCCAAAAGGTGAACAACCAACCACTAAACATGCTCCAGTTCAACTCCCTTCCCTGAAAAGTATCCACTTGGTTGAGGTTCCAAAAAGTTGATATGGAGAGAAAATCTATGATGTCCAGCATTTGAGGTATCAAGGAAGtatgaaaagaaaaagagataTTTTAAGAGCTACAAAACCTCAATCCAAAAGGCTGTTAAAGCTATGTTGAGGTTGTCCATTGTGTCATCAGAGTTTAGATTGTTTTTCAGTTCTTAGTGTTGAAACATTATTTgcatggagagagtgggggagtcaAGTTGGAATTCCAGTATACATACTACCAATGAAAAAATAGTTTGGTCTTACTTCAgtttctctcccactctctataTAAACTACACCCTAGCTCTCATGACATTAAAAGATTGATGCTTAATTACGTTGCCTGATAAAATTCCTTGCTACTGTCAACTTCTTCAGCACTTTGCCAGGAAGTATTTTTTctgactccccccctcccccccaaagtcTCCCAGCCAAATGGCTGTTTTTCATCCCTCAGCCTGGTAACAGCCAAGGGGATTTTAACTCTGCGAGACATCAAAGTTGACCGGCACTTTGTCAGGTTTTCACTGAGCAACAATTGGAAGAGTCTGAGTTGACTTCTCCGGCTAAGGAAGAACCTCTACAGTCCCGCAACCATCAGAGCTGAGATCAAGAGACGTGGAAGAGCCAAAACAGTCTGATCAGATCTACCCACCCTGTGTCATTTACAAACTCGGTATGGTTGCCGCAACAGTATTACAGCGCTAGTGgcttgggtttaaatctggcgctgtctgaaaAGAATTTACACCTTCTtcccgtgacctgtgtgggttttcttcaggtgttcctgtttccttccaccctaCGAAACATATGGGGtgggtagattaattgggtggcacaggtttcatgggccagaagggccttctgcCATGCTGcattgttaaaataaaaaaagaacatACATATAAAAAAAGAACATACATATAAATCTCAAAGAAACTTTCCAATGTGCTTCACATGAAATGAATACTTGAGCAATGATTAAATGCACGCAACTGTTTTGCACACAGAATTCTACAACAAGGCTGGTTAATTGAATTACAAAACTTATTTTGTTGAATATTGCATGCAAATATTATCTGAAACATGCACAAGTAGGTCTTTGGATTTAGATTTATAAACAAAATAGGTTTAAAAGGCTATCTGCAAAATGGAAAATAAtaactaaatttatttttaaatttagacatacagcatagtaacaggccatttcggcccatgagtccatgccgccaaatttacaccccattaacctacactcccagtacgtgggaggaaaccaaagaccctagagaaaacccacgcaggcacggggagaatgtacaaactccttacagacaacgcagggCTTGAACCCCGACACAGTCCCGATTGCTTGCTTTAAGTTGGGTCTAAGGGCAAGGTGAGCTGGGGTTGGCAGCAATGGCTGTGATAGTATGACTTTAAAACCGGTGGGAAACAAATAAAACTGCGAGGCTGGAAtctaaaacaaaaacagaaatgctggaaaaattcagccagCTAAAAGTGAAACCATTTAATATTTTGGGCCATGGGCTCTTCCTCAGAACTGAATAATAGAGAAAGCAAGTTGCTAATGTTGTGAAATTTGGGTGATTTTGTCTCGTCTGCCTTTCTGAGATGTTGAACAGATCAGAATATACAGTAAAAACctttggtatctggcacctatggagattggtagatgccaggtaagtgcattttccggttgcttgagattccaTGGTTgtatggattggcaaactaatggtgaggcgtgccaattttaaacttaccatgtatacttgtgtaatagtcgataccatgtaaaaCTCAACCTTCTTATTTTTGTTCCAAAAACCTATATTTCCCCATATtgtgtgtaaaagtcgaccctccccccctatttttggctccGGCTACCCGCCCAGTGGAGCTCCCGACGTCCTGACTGTGAACTCTCGCCTGGGCCCCGGCCTACCGTTCATTCAAGTACCCAACGCCCTGATCACCGAGCCTCTGGCCACCCGCACATCCGAGCTTTCGATGCCTTGACCGTGGACTTACTACTCAGTCCCAGCCAGCCGACTGCCCATCTGAACTTCCCATGCCCCAATcgcggacttaccacctggtcctggcTGGCCACCTGCCCACCTGAGCTCTCAACACTTGAACGTTGGAGGTACTTATTGCAGTCAATAGTATTCGTGTGatagtcgaccccctaaattttaccctaaaaattggtgcACAAAAAATTTGAGTATTACAGTATCTattttttttacctgtttattttccttgattttttttgccaattgcttgaggctgctggttgcttgaattctggataccacaGGTCTTCCTGTACaaatgaaagaaaacagagagaaATAGCAAGCACAAGATCAGTCCCAATGCAAACAAAGAGTGCAAGTTATCTGAAGTTTACTCTTGGGCCCTGCAACCTGAAACATACCTTGACAAAAAAAATGAGACATTGTTCCTCGAACTATGCAGGAGGTCACGGTCAGAGAGGTCAGAGTAGGGtggtgaattaaagtgcccaGCAACCAGAAATTCCTGTTGGTGTTCCACAAAGTGATCACCAAATCCACATGTGGTTTCTCCAATAGAGGGGATTGTGGACTTCCCCAGTAGTAAAACAAAATACTGTATATTATTATTGAAATAAAGTTTCAaatgtcaatttttaaaagaaaattattatTTCCCTAAATATTTTAGAGTGAAATCAAAATGAATTTTAatacctggcatctaccaatctccataggtgccagataccaaagGTTTTTACTGTATATTCTGATCTGTTCAACATCTCAGAAAGGCAGACGAGACAAAATCACCCAAATTTTAATTCACAGATGCAATTGACTTTTCCTAAAAGTCCCCCAGTGAGTGAGTACTGCAGTGGTAATTCTACATGATGCCAGTATGGAATGCTCCATTCTCCATTATGTAAAGGGGACTTTCTTTGGCCTTGTATGTTAATCCATTGATTCTTCCACCCATGTCATCTTCCCATCTCCTAAATCGGCCAATAGCCTTGCTGTGGACCAACCTCAGCAAAAACTACCAAATTGCTGTGGAAGGAATAAAAATCGCTGAATATCTGAAATAATCTTTATAGATCTTCAAGCAGGGTAGAACAGGGACTGATTGTGGATTCAGTttgatccctgcagattccaaTTGCTTTATTTTGCCTGAGGTTGGTAAGACAACAAGAATTAGTAGCTTTGttcccctccacacccctctcccccccccaccccccccccccaccaccacccaggttcCCCTGAATTCAAACTTAAGAAACCAGCAATTCACTTGAAGATTGAAGTAAAGGCAAATCTACtcatgatttttcttttatttgtagTTTTATAGAAAAGGCCTCGGGGATTTCTTCCTGGGATGTCTATTCCTGGCGGAGCTAAGCACTCCATTCATCTCCTTTGCTAAAATACTTAGCCAGGTTTGTATCAGTAACAGCTAAAGTAGAAAACAAATGTCACAGAGTGCAAATAATGATCccaattaatatatatatatattttttggaaCAGTTGAAAAAACAGGACACCCTGCTGTACAAGATCAATGGTATCATTGCTTTGGTGACTTTCTTCATCTGCCGTATCCTTGTGTTCCCCTTCATGTACTGGGCCTATGGTAGGCAGTACGGTATTGACACCCACATGGTCCCTTTCCACATACCTCTTCACTGCACCATTGCCAACGTCTTACTCATGGCTCCTCAGGTTTATTGGCTCTCGCAAATCATCAACAAAGCTGCAAAGACCATGAAGACTGAATAATACAACAAAAGAACACCGGCCACCCCTTGAAAGGCTTTCCTGTGGAAATCTGATGAGTAATTTCTATTTCACAAATATTTCACAGTGCAGCCTTCTTATATTGGGACTTCTAATGCCATCAAGCAATCTGCCTCTCCTATTGCTGTACGACAGAGGACATCTGGGTTTGTAGATGCACTGCTGGCCATCAGAAAGTTAGGTACACCTTAATTTCCAATCTGTTAAAATCTCAAGGATTTTATGAAATGACTGCCATTTGTATTTTGAAGATTCCAAAAGACCCTATTCAATTGAATGAAAGATATTTTAAGGTTATAAACTGGTTCACAATAATGGCTTTGAGCTTGGTTCTTATGAATTCAAACCTTTTTTATGATAataaaagtatttataaaaaacatTTTAGAATGCTGACATTTCCAAACAACTCTCAAACTCTCATGAATAGTAATTTTCACCTTCACAGATGCATCATTTGAGTTTTTCAGAAATATGAACCTGAAGGGAACAAAGCCATccatctttctctcatactgaatTCCTTCTGCCAGTTGGTTGGTTACTTAAAACTATTCTTTGTGAAGAGATTCAGCAGGAGAATTGGGAAAGGGGTGTGGTAGTTGATGTACGTGAGAGAGACAAAGAGTTGCAGGAGTAATGGGAGCTGGCATCAACTGAATGGGTatcagaaatatataaaatgcCTTGCACAGACAACTTCTTGATAAGAACCTCCCATTAAAATTCCCCTTTAGCTTTCAAGAACTTCATAACACATACTTCGAAATAGAAAAGGTGCTCACTACATTTGTCTCAAGATATCATTTTGCATGATTTCCATGGTCTTGAGTCTTAATGTCTGTGGCTCCATTGGTAGAACTTCCTTCTATGTGGTAATACTCTGAGTGAATACCAGCTAAGTCTTTTTGAGTTTAACATGATTTAGTATAATTTGCAGATGGGAAGATGATCACCCATAAGAACAGAATGTGAAGCAGGGAAGCCACTGAAAAAGTTTGTTGTGAAAAAGGTTCATGAGTGTGAAATCACGAACCTCCAAATTCAAGGACACTTTCTTTCCAGCCATTATCTGTGCAAGTCAGGGTCTGCCTAGTATAATGTAGATTGATAAATTTTAATAATATATTACACGTATTTTACAAGTGAATGCAGATTTCATAAATACCACCTCAAGGGCAGTGTGGTGCGGCCCCCTTATCAGGACAAACCTGAGCTTGCTAGTAAATTTCCCATTCTCCAGATTCTGTGACTTGATGTACAAGTCAAATGTTTAGAGGAAAACAGGATATTATCTCTTGAAGTGACAATGAAGGAATATGAAGTTACGCATGACTAAATCAAACCAGGCTCCAAATGTTAAATTCTTAGAGAAGTAAAAAGCTCATAGTAACAGGGACTGCAATATTTCTTGGGTGCCACTAGAAGAGTCATAAATGTTTAATTAAAGCAAATGTTTTCAGACTGCTGGTGCCAGAATTAGGGAAGAAAGGCAATGACAGGAACCAGCCGGGTTACTAAGATTGAGGACAGAGAACTGGATATAAGCAGAAAATTCTGACCAGTTGGCACACTCACTTATGGCAGCTGTATGATGGCAGCGCACCATGTATTAACTGAGTTCTCAAGTTTTGCAAAAATTGTCATTTTGATCCTGGTTGAGGTCCTGAAATTTGTTCTAATGTTCGGAAGGCAAGGAAACTTAATCAGGCTCCTGAGGGAAACTCAAATTAGTAAACTAGGGTGTGTTTGTTCTATTCtgcctgatctctctctctgtaaatcTGCACTcttgctgtgtttttactactgtaTTACATGAAGGTTGACTGTCTAGActgttttcaaaaaaaagattttcactgtatttcagtacatgtggcaataaacttgaatctGAGATCAGGAGACGGTGATATTTAGAGTCAAATAGACCACTGAAGACTAAATGGATTGTGAACTTTGAAGTGGAaaaatgaggtaatgttgcagctctacaaatctctggtgagaccatacttagaatattatgttcagttctggtcacctcattataggaaggatgtggaggctatagagagggtgcagaggaaatttaccaggatgttgcctagattagaAAATATATCTTGTGAGGCAAGgatagcagagctagggcttttttctttAGAGCGAAGAAGGGTGAGAAGTGActgttgacaagattctgagaggcctagataaggtagacagccatcacctttttccccagggtgggagaagcaagcaccagaggacatccgaacaaagtaaagggaggaaagatgaagggagacatcaggagaaGGTTTTTTACAATAAGTTGTGGAATGCAGTGCCAAGGGTGGTGGAGGAGTctgaaacaataggggcattaaAGACAaactgagacaggcacatgaattaaagaaaaatagagggttaaaaggtggggagggttttagcTTTTTTAGGGTTAGGTTggcacattgtgggctgaagggcctgaaatgTTCTATGAAAAATCTATTTTACAGGAAAGTTATTGActtacagtgtcctccataatgtttgagacatttggtttcacaggtgtttgtgattactcaggtatgcttAAGTGATTCACTGGTGGAGGTATAAGAGAGTTTTAATCACATTTGGtgtctgtagttgctatttttcaacatgaggaccagagttgtgcaacGAAAGCCATTATGAGACaatgcccaaaccttaggatgaccaaaatcaaatgtttggaacatcattaagaagaaagagtgcagtggtgagttcagtaatcgcaaggaagatctccactgctgatgaccgaagaattcttatcataatgaagaaaaatccccaaatacctctccaacagatcagaaacactcttcagaaggCAGGTGTGGACGTGTCAATGACTACAGTCCTCAGAAgacatcatgaacagaaatacagaggctgcatTGCAAAATGCAAACCACGAGTTAGCCACGGATTACAGTttaagaagaaatatttgaaagagcctgcagaattctggaaaaaagtggacagataagaccaagattaacctgtatcagagtgatggcaagcgCAGAGTATGAagcataaaggaactgctcaagatcCGAAGTATACCACCTTATTTGTGAAACATGGCAGTGGGGGGAGGTGTATAGAaatatcttatctgctcaagttcaaccaaatgtctccaaactcattggatggtgcttcattctacagtcagacaatgatcccaaacatattgctaaaataacaaaggaatttttcaaagttaaaaaatggaaaattcttttttatttttgaaaatcttATTTATAAATCATAATACAGGTCAATACATAACATTTTATCCCATATAACCCCCACACCCCTATcccacccactcctcccaatccccctctaaactaccccaaaagaaaaaaaagaaaaagaagaggagatcaactAACATAATACCGttcaattatttgccatggtttggGACAACACCATCAACGTATGGgaaaaaatattaataattaaattgcATCTATTCcatatacgggctccaagttttaacaaaaaaaggataattatatgttatcttctccaaagaaatacaagatctcattcccacgtgccatctttgaatactcaaattagtctaatttttccaagtaattgctagacattttctagccacagttaAAGGCAATCTCAAAAATtatctaattttaactccaaactcaatttcttaatatgacCCGATAAAAATATCATATGATCAagtgatattttaaatttaaatgtagcttccaaaaataccttaattTTATTACAGAAAGGTTTAACTGTCTCTCATAACCAAaccgaatgtaaaaaagaacccacTTCCTGCTGACAtctaaatcagaagaaatatatttatatttccttaatttctctggagtcaaatataattgatggataaaattataatgaaccaatcaataccttacatttacaattttagtcatactgtcctcACATATATTCATCCAATCGTCCTGAGAAATAGATACCACCAAATCATTTTCTCACTTCAATCTAGATGTATGAACGTCtgacttaagcattttattctataataaagcatacatctcagatataaatcctttctaaatttcaaatttagactgtCTAGGTAGCCTTAAGGTACACCcagaattatccaataataatgctttaacctgataataagaaaaaagagtacTCGAAGATATGTCATACTTCTCTTTCATTCAAATAACCGCTTCATAACCatcttctaccaatttaattcctttctgttcccacaacttcaaaagttgattattaaccttaaaaggaaaaagcttagtctgaaacaaaggagttttagctgaaattttaccttgagtacctataatttcattctttttattccataattccattaaatgttttaacacaGGCAAATTATAAATAATAACTGCGAATTCCAtcataaataaattgatccatcttcttctcaccaatctgagatcattcaatattagcccatatcaaaggatTATCCACTTGAAACATcgtattaataaatttcaactgtgctaattcataattctgaaaattaggaagttgcaaacctccaaATGCACATTTCCAAATTCTGTAATGATACCcttgccattttatctttccacaaaaatttcctcaccaaaatATTccaatctttaaaatttttttgaggaatcctacaaggaatagactgaaaaagatattgaattcagggaaagatatttattttaattcaattaacacATCATATCAAAGTTACAGGTAGATCTTTCCACCAATTCAAATCAtacttaattttagacaatagaggtagataatttaattcatattgtAATTACTATCTATTATAATACCTAAATATTGAATACGATCAGACCATTTAAACTTCGTAACATGCCTACAAAGCAAATAATCCATTTCGGCTAAAGGCATAATTTTACTTATTTccccaattaatttttttatccCGATACTTCCCCATACTGCTCCAATCTTTCATGTAAGATCCCCAAGGACTTcaaaggttgtgttaaatatatcagaacatcatcagcaaacaaatttattttatattcatcagctttcaccttaatacctttaaatGTACTACcctgtctaatcatctgagccaaaggttcaatgaccaatgcaaatagagttggtgacaaagggcagccaTGTCTAGTCGATCAAAATAACGCAAAAGGCAAAGACACCTgtacatttgtcaccaccctagcagtaggatttttatataaggccttaatccaaccaataaaaaaaaaggcccaaaattaaacttttccaaaactttaaacaaaaaactccattccactctatcaaaggccttttctgcatcaagagagaTTTCCATTGGTTGGTCAGTCTGTTCCCAAGGAATtacattatctgctgaatatcgAGATAGCGATTCCGTTTAGTTAATTTGAAATTgcagtataatttgttacaaacgTGTAagtttgagaaattattacagagaactaaacagcGATATTATAAATTgggtgaaagagctcataaaattaaaaacagaacaagcttcgaaaccaataaatgctattagacatgGCTCGATGACTAcgtataaacctcaggaaatcaatgatgaGTTTTGTatgttttatgagaaattgtattcCTCTGAAGTATTGGAAGATGAAGTGAAAACTGACAATTTCTTCTCGGGTTTAATTTTGCCTTCTTTGAAGGATATGGATATTGAGGATTTAGATGCTTCCTTTACTATTAAAGAATTGATGGAAGCACTTCAGTCTAAGCCGAGTGGCAACTCCTCAGAGGATGATgggtttacttctgaattttacaaGGAATTTTTAGGATTTAtcaattcctttattgatggacGTTCTGGGGCAAGTGGCAAAGACTGGGTCCTTCCCGGACTCTTTGTCTAAAGCAATTATTACCATTATTCTTAAGAAGGATAGGGACCCCTTAAAGGCAGGATCCTATAgagctatttctttattaaatgtagattataaaattgttgccaaggttctggctaatagattagccaAATATTTACCTGATTTGATTCATAGAGATCAggcgggttttattaaaaatggaaaattcttgaatagccaagtcagtcacccgatctaaatccaattgagcatgccttccatatgctaaaGAGAAAACTTGAGgggacaagc from the Narcine bancroftii isolate sNarBan1 chromosome 14, sNarBan1.hap1, whole genome shotgun sequence genome contains:
- the LOC138749938 gene encoding TLC domain-containing protein 3A-like, producing MWHLVALGCLFFLGLSFLSATLLRRRCPALTEGQVVCISARVVSSVQAVMAVFSGYVITSSCNHVMKDSHWISKDYVLFGTPYMVYDIYAMYLCYWYKQKDNHKSTFSTVIDFLKKNSLITLHHLVLLLICLPITVFYRKGLGDFFLGCLFLAELSTPFISFAKILSQLKKQDTLLYKINGIIALVTFFICRILVFPFMYWAYGRQYGIDTHMVPFHIPLHCTIANVLLMAPQVYWLSQIINKAAKTMKTE